From candidate division KSB1 bacterium, the proteins below share one genomic window:
- the tsaE gene encoding tRNA (adenosine(37)-N6)-threonylcarbamoyltransferase complex ATPase subunit type 1 TsaE, producing the protein MAEGCGARQGLVLPLERVSQSEEETVALGAELGALLGAGDVVALFGELGAGKTKFIQGVCEGLGVKRFVCSPSFVLINEYRGRLPVYHFDFYRIRGQEELAELGLEEYFYGEGVCLVEWAERALHLLPEERVEVTIATCGVAEPTCRRIVIRRVDSGASPSPGRKE; encoded by the coding sequence ATGGCAGAAGGGTGCGGTGCGCGGCAAGGCCTCGTTCTTCCTCTTGAGCGCGTTTCTCAGAGCGAAGAAGAGACTGTTGCTCTCGGCGCCGAACTGGGTGCGCTTCTGGGAGCTGGGGACGTCGTGGCGCTGTTCGGCGAACTTGGAGCGGGAAAGACAAAATTCATCCAGGGGGTCTGCGAGGGACTGGGCGTGAAGCGTTTCGTATGCAGCCCCTCCTTTGTCCTCATCAATGAGTACCGAGGACGATTGCCGGTGTACCATTTTGATTTCTATCGAATTCGTGGCCAGGAAGAGCTGGCGGAACTGGGACTGGAGGAGTACTTCTACGGGGAAGGGGTTTGTTTGGTAGAATGGGCCGAGAGGGCGCTCCATCTGCTGCCGGAAGAGCGCGTGGAGGTGACGATTGCTACTTGTGGTGTCGCTGAACCGACTTGCCGGCGCATTGTCATCAGGC